One Thermodesulfobacteriota bacterium DNA segment encodes these proteins:
- the ybgF gene encoding tol-pal system protein YbgF: protein AGRAVVVAALPALFFVTSCTVTEREVAQQGGRIDDLQVRLLRLERAVAEAGAAPAPSVPADPDFQRRVADLGQRLEEVGAEVRSLSGRVEAAERTPAAGAAAPRVDALESSVADLARRLEALERRAAAPPPAPVAAVPTPVPSSPTPGAPAPLSSQALYDKAYATYKEGRYEEARGLFRDYIAQHPDTPLTGNAYFWIGESHYDQGQYEQAILEYDKVVQRFPKGGKVAGALLKQAFAFDAIGDPVDARILLRKLLREHPNSEQAPIARRKLELLGE from the coding sequence GCGGGCCGGGCCGTGGTGGTGGCGGCCCTGCCCGCCCTGTTCTTCGTCACCTCCTGCACGGTCACCGAGCGGGAGGTGGCCCAGCAGGGCGGGCGCATCGACGACCTTCAGGTGCGCTTGCTGCGCCTGGAGCGGGCCGTGGCGGAAGCGGGAGCCGCCCCCGCGCCGTCTGTCCCTGCCGACCCCGACTTCCAGCGCCGGGTAGCCGACCTGGGGCAGCGCCTGGAAGAAGTGGGCGCCGAAGTGCGAAGTCTCTCCGGCCGCGTGGAGGCCGCAGAGCGCACTCCGGCAGCGGGGGCCGCGGCGCCGCGGGTCGACGCGCTGGAGTCCAGCGTTGCGGACCTGGCCCGGCGCCTCGAAGCCCTGGAGAGGCGGGCGGCGGCTCCCCCCCCCGCTCCGGTGGCGGCAGTGCCCACGCCTGTGCCCTCTTCTCCGACACCCGGCGCGCCGGCTCCCTTGAGCAGCCAGGCCCTCTACGACAAGGCCTATGCCACCTACAAGGAGGGCCGCTACGAGGAAGCCCGGGGGCTCTTTCGCGACTACATCGCCCAGCACCCGGACACCCCCCTCACCGGCAACGCCTACTTCTGGATCGGCGAGAGCCACTACGACCAGGGGCAATACGAGCAGGCGATCCTGGAGTATGACAAGGTGGTGCAGCGGTTCCCCAAGGGGGGCAAGGTCGCGGGTGCGCTCCTCAAGCAGGCGTTCGCCTTCGACGCCATCGGGGACCCCGTGGACGCGCGCATCCTGCTGCGCAAGCTCCTGCGGGAGCACCCCAACTCGGAGCAGGCCCCCATCGCCCGCAGGAAGCTGGAGCTCCTGGGGGAGTGA